From Chryseobacterium joostei, the proteins below share one genomic window:
- a CDS encoding choice-of-anchor L domain-containing protein — protein MRRHLPLCLFFLVISTFLFSQTQYPRKPVREQSTAQSRRAGAFIDVNAAGYLETNYSIEKLVKDVLISSGTNTCVTPNVTNVKITPNHAVGDADRAWGYFHKATTNFPFKDGIILTTGFARRAGNSFEGALNDVNGGGSDADLAQIIGVVETKLNDAVLLEFDFVPTTSQIKFNYLLASEEYTGSFPCTFADAFAILLRPTSGGPYVNMAILPGGAGPVSVTNIHPAIGSSCGAVNAQYFGGYNTGNVETNFNGRTVPLTAIADVVAGQQYHFKMVIADYSDHSYDTAVFLEGGSFNIGVDLLGPGGAKLPSDINVCDNVPQVITASVSDPNLIYQWYYNGTLVPNATTNTITALQPGTYTIEVSVPGNPCPGKASIEIHGGTTPQANDATMLLCTTPDITTFDLSTIKPSISPTPGAVFKFYEQQADALAQNNNNIQNILNYNGNDGQILYVVVSNGGFCSKMVELKLLKEATPTTKVKASSIKICPGETVTLTAEGGDTYLWSNFPGTGNMQDVTLYQSTTFTVYAIGAKGCKSLNPATIRIEVTPEITTPLTDVEMCVGDQVTLDAGAGPNYKYLWSTGATTQKINVNQWGIYTVEIDNGFCKKSFPVKVMGAATPYVVGLDYESTKKTLTVMAENPPMNNTPSSLEYSIDNGITWQQSNTFTGLLDNTNYTILVRRVGTHCVGTFDFFTLQINNIITPNDDGINDVLDLKALGQFKNFTGSIYDRYGVEMFKFSKENPTWNGTVAGKRLPSATYWYKFNFEYPKSKTQMNWSGWIMLKNRE, from the coding sequence ATGAGAAGACATCTACCGCTTTGTTTATTTTTTTTAGTCATTTCGACTTTTTTATTTTCACAAACCCAATATCCCAGAAAACCAGTAAGGGAGCAAAGTACTGCTCAATCCAGAAGAGCTGGAGCCTTTATTGATGTGAATGCTGCAGGGTATTTGGAGACCAATTATAGTATAGAAAAATTAGTAAAGGATGTACTAATCTCATCGGGAACCAATACTTGTGTTACTCCAAATGTAACCAATGTAAAGATTACTCCTAACCACGCGGTAGGGGATGCAGATAGAGCTTGGGGATACTTTCATAAGGCAACCACTAATTTTCCTTTCAAGGATGGAATTATACTTACTACCGGATTTGCAAGAAGAGCCGGTAATAGTTTTGAGGGAGCCCTTAATGATGTTAATGGAGGTGGATCTGATGCAGATTTAGCGCAGATTATTGGAGTAGTAGAAACTAAGCTTAATGATGCTGTACTTCTGGAATTCGACTTTGTACCTACCACTTCACAAATTAAATTTAACTATTTATTAGCATCCGAAGAATATACAGGTTCATTCCCTTGTACCTTTGCAGATGCTTTCGCAATATTACTTAGACCTACTTCAGGTGGACCTTATGTGAATATGGCTATTTTACCGGGAGGAGCAGGACCGGTAAGTGTTACCAATATTCACCCTGCAATAGGATCAAGCTGCGGGGCTGTTAATGCCCAGTATTTTGGTGGATACAATACAGGGAACGTTGAAACGAATTTTAATGGAAGAACAGTTCCGCTTACAGCTATTGCAGATGTAGTGGCGGGACAGCAATATCATTTCAAAATGGTAATTGCCGATTATAGTGACCATAGTTATGATACAGCCGTATTTTTGGAAGGAGGGTCTTTCAATATTGGGGTAGACCTATTAGGCCCTGGAGGCGCAAAATTGCCTTCTGACATTAATGTGTGTGATAATGTACCTCAGGTAATTACAGCTTCTGTAAGTGACCCTAATTTAATTTACCAATGGTATTACAATGGTACTCTAGTACCTAATGCTACAACCAATACAATTACAGCATTGCAGCCGGGAACTTACACCATTGAGGTGAGTGTGCCAGGAAATCCATGTCCGGGGAAAGCTTCAATTGAAATTCATGGAGGAACAACTCCACAGGCAAATGATGCAACAATGCTACTTTGTACCACTCCGGATATTACAACCTTCGATTTAAGTACAATCAAACCGTCCATCAGTCCAACTCCTGGTGCTGTTTTCAAGTTTTATGAACAACAGGCAGACGCGCTTGCACAAAACAACAATAACATTCAGAACATCTTGAATTACAACGGTAATGATGGTCAGATTTTGTATGTAGTGGTTTCAAATGGTGGTTTCTGCAGCAAGATGGTTGAATTGAAACTCTTGAAAGAAGCAACGCCAACAACAAAGGTTAAGGCTTCAAGTATAAAAATATGTCCGGGAGAAACTGTAACGCTTACGGCAGAAGGTGGAGATACTTATTTGTGGAGCAACTTTCCGGGAACAGGCAATATGCAGGATGTTACCTTATATCAAAGTACAACATTTACAGTATATGCTATTGGGGCAAAGGGATGTAAATCTCTTAACCCTGCAACAATAAGAATAGAAGTAACTCCTGAAATCACAACACCTTTAACAGACGTTGAAATGTGTGTTGGAGATCAGGTTACTCTTGATGCCGGAGCGGGACCTAACTATAAATATCTATGGAGTACTGGTGCAACTACTCAAAAGATTAACGTAAATCAGTGGGGAATTTATACTGTTGAGATTGATAATGGATTCTGTAAAAAAAGCTTCCCTGTTAAGGTAATGGGTGCAGCTACTCCTTATGTAGTTGGATTAGACTACGAGAGTACTAAAAAGACATTGACAGTGATGGCAGAAAACCCACCAATGAACAATACACCAAGTAGTCTTGAATATTCTATTGATAACGGAATTACATGGCAGCAGTCTAATACATTTACGGGTCTTTTAGATAATACAAACTATACGATTCTTGTAAGAAGAGTGGGGACTCATTGTGTAGGAACCTTTGATTTCTTTACATTACAGATTAACAATATCATTACCCCTAACGATGACGGAATTAATGATGTATTGGATCTGAAAGCTCTTGGCCAGTTTAAAAACTTTACAGGTTCTATTTACGATAGATATGGAGTGGAAATGTTCAAGTTTTCAAAAGAAAATCCAACATGGAATGGAACAGTAGCAGGTAAAAGATTACCTTCAGCAACCTATTGGTATAAGTTCAATTTTGAATATCCAAAATCAAAAACTCAGATGAACTGGTCCGGATGGATCATGTTGAAAAACAGAGAATAA
- the rsmA gene encoding 16S rRNA (adenine(1518)-N(6)/adenine(1519)-N(6))-dimethyltransferase RsmA, translating to MSVKAKKHLGQHFLTDENIARKIVEGLSFENYNNIMEVGPGMGVLTKYLLEKDQTIYLAEIDTESIEYLKNNYSKVTEDTFVGDFLKQDFNFIKDEQIAIIGNFPYNISSQILFQIVDHYELIPEMVGMFQKEVAQRTAAVPRTKDYGILSVLIQAYYDVSYMFTVHENVFNPPPKVKSGVIRLTRNPKEGLAGNEVLFKQIVKTGFNQRRKKLSNALKALNIPEALKGHEFLDKRAEELSVSDFIHFANLWKENQ from the coding sequence TTGAGTGTAAAAGCAAAAAAACATCTTGGACAGCACTTCCTGACAGATGAAAATATCGCAAGAAAAATCGTAGAAGGTCTTAGTTTTGAGAACTATAATAATATTATGGAGGTGGGTCCCGGCATGGGGGTTCTTACCAAATATCTTCTTGAAAAGGACCAAACCATTTACCTTGCAGAAATTGATACAGAATCCATCGAGTATCTGAAAAACAACTATTCTAAGGTTACAGAAGATACCTTTGTAGGAGATTTTTTGAAGCAGGATTTTAATTTTATCAAGGATGAACAGATTGCCATTATTGGTAATTTCCCGTATAATATTTCATCACAGATATTATTCCAGATTGTGGATCACTATGAGCTGATTCCTGAAATGGTGGGAATGTTCCAGAAAGAGGTTGCACAAAGAACAGCTGCAGTACCCAGAACTAAAGATTACGGTATTCTTTCGGTTCTTATACAGGCTTACTACGATGTATCTTATATGTTTACCGTTCATGAGAATGTATTCAACCCGCCGCCAAAAGTAAAGTCCGGTGTTATCAGACTTACAAGAAATCCAAAGGAGGGCTTGGCAGGCAATGAGGTTCTCTTTAAGCAAATTGTAAAAACAGGATTTAACCAGAGAAGAAAAAAACTTTCTAATGCATTGAAAGCTTTAAATATCCCTGAAGCTTTAAAAGGTCACGAATTTTTAGACAAAAGAGCAGAAGAACTTAGTGTGTCTGATTTTATTCATTTTGCAAATCTTTGGAAAGAAAACCAATAG
- a CDS encoding cell division protein FtsX has translation MAKSVDEFNKKRLRSSNITVVISIALVLFLLGLMGLILINAQKYSDYIKEQLVVNAYFDENYDAKDSVKIAKLEEETFKKVQTLAPVKKATYISRSMAAKEAKKSMGIDSDALFEENIFPSSIEVALKPEYVDPTKIDEAIKAIKSVPGIIDVKNDSTLMVDVYNNLSRILKWILGFSVLFLVLAVVLINNSIRLKIFSKRFIIKTMQLVGAKRRFILKPFIIEAIILGAIGSVIGLLALGGVWYYFTSQIGSAFVQDNNQYFWLVILVLGVGIFISVLSTIFATWRFLKSNVDDLYYS, from the coding sequence ATGGCTAAATCTGTAGATGAATTTAATAAGAAAAGGCTTCGGTCCAGCAATATTACAGTAGTGATAAGTATTGCCTTAGTGTTATTTTTGTTGGGATTAATGGGGCTTATTTTAATCAATGCCCAGAAATATTCCGACTATATCAAGGAGCAATTGGTGGTGAACGCCTACTTTGATGAAAATTATGATGCTAAAGATTCTGTAAAGATTGCAAAACTTGAGGAAGAAACTTTTAAAAAGGTACAGACGTTAGCTCCTGTAAAAAAAGCAACCTACATCTCAAGAAGCATGGCTGCTAAGGAAGCCAAGAAAAGTATGGGGATTGATAGTGATGCCTTGTTTGAGGAAAATATTTTCCCTTCATCCATTGAGGTAGCTTTAAAACCTGAATATGTAGATCCTACAAAGATAGATGAAGCCATCAAGGCGATTAAATCTGTTCCGGGGATTATAGATGTTAAAAATGACAGTACCTTGATGGTCGATGTTTACAATAACCTGAGCAGAATCTTAAAATGGATTCTAGGATTTTCAGTGTTGTTTTTAGTATTAGCTGTTGTATTGATTAACAACTCTATTCGTCTGAAAATATTCTCCAAAAGGTTCATTATTAAGACCATGCAGCTGGTAGGAGCAAAAAGAAGATTTATTCTTAAGCCGTTTATCATTGAGGCAATTATTTTGGGAGCCATTGGTTCTGTGATTGGTCTTCTTGCATTAGGTGGTGTCTGGTATTACTTCACAAGCCAGATTGGCTCAGCTTTCGTACAGGACAACAATCAGTATTTCTGGTTAGTTATCTTAGTATTAGGAGTAGGAATCTTTATTTCTGTCTTAAGTACTATTTTCGCTACATGGAGATTCTTAAAATCAAACGTTGACGATTTATACTACTCTTAA
- a CDS encoding DUF3098 domain-containing protein translates to MSKKINKISASDFGNEAKATPENAFYFGQQNFKWMLIGLAFIVVGFLLMMGPDANTVDGKFDPNSWNDGIFSIRRIRIAPLFVVIGFAIEVYAILKRK, encoded by the coding sequence ATGAGCAAAAAAATAAATAAAATTTCAGCTTCAGATTTCGGAAACGAAGCAAAAGCAACACCGGAAAATGCATTCTATTTTGGACAGCAGAATTTCAAATGGATGTTGATAGGATTAGCATTTATTGTTGTTGGATTTCTTCTGATGATGGGGCCTGATGCTAATACTGTAGACGGTAAATTTGATCCGAACTCATGGAATGACGGTATTTTTTCCATCAGAAGAATCAGAATAGCTCCGCTATTTGTTGTAATAGGGTTTGCAATAGAAGTATACGCTATTTTAAAAAGAAAATAA
- a CDS encoding undecaprenyl-diphosphate phosphatase, which produces MDLIKAIIIAIVEGLTEYLPISSTAHMGFTANLMGLEETEFLKMFQVSIQFGAILSVVVAYWKKFFDLNNIQFYFKLAFAVVPALVLGYLFDDKIEAVLGNQIAISSVLVLGGVILLFADKWFKNPKIDDEKGITIRKAITIGFWQCLAMMPGTSRSAASIIGGMTQGLTRKAAAEFSFFLAVPTMLAVTVYSVFVKTWGKETANPQKGYEMIMASQDHIMIFVVGNVVAFIVALIAIKAFIGVLNKYGFKPWGWYRIFVGIALLIYFYFFK; this is translated from the coding sequence ATGGATTTAATCAAAGCAATCATTATTGCCATTGTAGAGGGATTAACAGAATATCTTCCTATTTCTTCTACAGCACACATGGGGTTTACAGCAAATCTTATGGGACTGGAAGAAACAGAATTTTTGAAAATGTTCCAGGTTTCCATTCAGTTTGGAGCAATTTTATCTGTCGTTGTAGCCTATTGGAAAAAGTTTTTCGATTTAAATAATATTCAGTTTTATTTTAAGTTAGCTTTTGCAGTAGTTCCTGCATTGGTTTTAGGATATTTATTCGATGATAAAATTGAAGCTGTTCTTGGAAATCAGATTGCTATTTCTTCAGTATTGGTGCTAGGTGGTGTTATTTTACTATTTGCCGACAAATGGTTTAAGAACCCTAAAATTGATGATGAAAAAGGAATTACAATAAGAAAAGCTATAACCATAGGATTCTGGCAATGTCTTGCAATGATGCCGGGAACAAGCCGTAGTGCTGCATCCATTATTGGAGGAATGACACAGGGGCTTACCAGAAAAGCAGCCGCTGAATTTTCTTTTTTCCTTGCTGTTCCTACCATGTTGGCTGTAACTGTATACTCTGTTTTTGTAAAAACATGGGGAAAGGAAACTGCCAATCCGCAGAAAGGATATGAAATGATTATGGCGTCGCAGGATCATATTATGATCTTTGTAGTAGGGAATGTAGTAGCATTTATTGTAGCACTTATTGCAATCAAGGCTTTCATTGGAGTACTTAATAAGTATGGTTTCAAACCTTGGGGATGGTACCGTATTTTTGTGGGAATAGCTTTACTAATCTATTTTTATTTCTTTAAATAA
- the truB gene encoding tRNA pseudouridine(55) synthase TruB, producing MTAEELKSGHIFLLDKPLDWTSFQAVNKMKYKLKREFDLPKKFKIGHAGTLDPRATGLLIVCCGKFTKKIPEIQDAPKEYWTEIKIGVQTESYDTEKPEILHQDISNITEDQVKEVLEKFVGEIEQKPPVYSAIKIDGERAYNLARAGEEVEMKSRKTTIHYLKDITIDFPLISFTVGCSKGTYIRSLAHDIGQELGVGAYLTQLRRTKIGDYKIEDATDQFLSNDFRFLES from the coding sequence ATGACTGCTGAAGAACTGAAATCAGGACATATATTTTTATTGGATAAGCCTTTGGACTGGACCTCTTTCCAGGCTGTCAATAAAATGAAATATAAACTTAAAAGGGAATTTGATCTTCCCAAAAAATTTAAAATTGGCCATGCCGGAACTCTGGATCCAAGAGCAACAGGTCTTCTGATTGTATGCTGTGGAAAATTCACTAAAAAGATCCCTGAAATTCAGGATGCTCCTAAGGAATATTGGACAGAGATCAAAATAGGGGTACAAACAGAATCTTATGATACTGAAAAACCGGAAATTCTTCATCAGGATATTTCAAATATCACTGAAGATCAGGTAAAGGAAGTTCTGGAAAAGTTTGTTGGTGAAATTGAACAGAAACCACCGGTTTATTCCGCGATAAAGATTGATGGTGAAAGAGCCTATAATCTGGCAAGGGCAGGAGAGGAAGTAGAGATGAAGTCCAGAAAGACAACCATCCATTATCTTAAAGATATTACAATAGATTTTCCTTTGATAAGCTTTACCGTAGGCTGCTCAAAGGGGACCTACATCAGAAGTCTGGCTCATGATATTGGGCAGGAATTGGGAGTAGGAGCTTATCTTACACAATTAAGACGAACAAAAATTGGCGATTACAAAATTGAAGATGCTACAGATCAGTTTTTAAGCAATGATTTTAGATTTCTGGAATCATGA
- the rluF gene encoding 23S rRNA pseudouridine(2604) synthase RluF, whose translation MEKTRINKYLSEVGYCSRRAADKLLEEGRIKINGKIPELGTKVSDDDLVEVDGKPVREPQEKPVYIAFNKPVGIVCTTDTKREKNNIVDYINYPKRIFPIGRLDKPSEGLILLTNDGDIVNKILRARNNHEKEYLVRVDKPITPRFLEKMRNGVPILDTVTKKCEVEKIDEMNFRIILTQGLNRQIRRMCEYLGYEVKKLKRIRIMNMKLDLPIGKWRDLTDEELSTLNDLLEDSSKTID comes from the coding sequence ATGGAAAAGACACGTATCAATAAATATTTATCAGAAGTAGGCTATTGTTCAAGAAGAGCAGCAGATAAACTGTTGGAGGAAGGCCGAATAAAGATTAACGGTAAAATTCCTGAACTTGGAACCAAGGTTTCTGATGATGACTTGGTAGAAGTAGATGGAAAACCTGTCAGAGAACCTCAGGAAAAACCGGTTTATATTGCATTCAATAAACCTGTGGGAATTGTTTGTACTACAGATACTAAACGCGAAAAGAATAATATTGTAGATTATATTAACTATCCCAAAAGGATTTTCCCGATCGGGAGGTTAGATAAGCCAAGTGAAGGACTTATTCTTTTAACCAATGATGGTGATATCGTAAATAAAATTCTACGTGCCAGAAATAATCACGAAAAAGAATATCTGGTGCGTGTAGACAAGCCAATTACTCCTAGGTTTTTGGAGAAAATGAGAAATGGAGTTCCTATCCTCGATACAGTAACTAAAAAATGTGAGGTTGAGAAGATTGATGAAATGAACTTCAGGATTATTCTTACCCAAGGGCTCAACAGACAGATCCGTAGGATGTGCGAATATCTTGGCTACGAAGTAAAAAAGCTAAAGAGAATTCGTATCATGAATATGAAGCTGGATCTTCCAATAGGAAAATGGAGAGATCTTACGGACGAAGAACTTAGTACTCTAAATGATTTGCTGGAAGATTCTAGCAAAACGATCGACTAA
- a CDS encoding YncE family protein, giving the protein MKLKFNTVLLFAVLVIFTNCQNDNHNGEQPHDSSFYIDYRSLNGLSDGIAVIELDPEAPNFGNISSKLELGIGVLPHHLYYSNNAKKLYTTALGGSYLYEVKTGVDQNGLPKLISSTPIDTGENTVGENLFFTNDGRYFMTFMGGAGGPKDGSIGVFNANNNHLIKTIKAPIQDNPNKFIMYPHGISINEDKGLMMVTSTIHPDLTTGVGNTCTLLDLNTYEIKETYQVADSPTDMSAPVETLLLRGKFPQYALATTMLGGDIWIAPYNATTKKYDAFSKVFDGSTQGLGWTLEMYIDDTNKLYVSFADPGKVLVFDLSNLPQLKLLKTFNADKGAHHMAFFKTKSGKEVVAVQNNLLNIPNLNSGTINIIDINTGQNLGTVNLRTRYGILPESIEGTNGPSNYMHH; this is encoded by the coding sequence ATGAAATTAAAATTTAATACAGTTCTTTTATTTGCTGTTTTAGTAATTTTTACCAATTGTCAAAATGATAACCACAATGGTGAGCAGCCACATGATTCCTCCTTTTACATTGATTACAGAAGTTTAAATGGATTATCAGACGGAATTGCTGTAATAGAGCTAGATCCCGAAGCCCCCAATTTTGGAAATATTAGTAGTAAACTAGAATTGGGTATTGGTGTATTACCACATCACCTTTATTATAGTAATAATGCAAAAAAATTATACACAACTGCTTTAGGGGGTAGTTATCTCTATGAGGTGAAAACGGGAGTAGATCAAAACGGACTGCCAAAATTAATTAGTTCGACGCCTATTGATACGGGGGAGAATACTGTAGGAGAAAATTTATTTTTCACCAATGACGGGAGGTACTTCATGACCTTTATGGGAGGGGCAGGAGGTCCAAAAGATGGTAGTATCGGTGTTTTTAATGCCAATAATAATCATCTTATCAAAACGATTAAAGCACCAATTCAAGATAACCCCAATAAGTTTATAATGTATCCGCATGGTATTTCAATTAATGAAGATAAAGGATTAATGATGGTAACTTCAACCATTCATCCGGATCTTACTACCGGAGTAGGAAATACCTGTACTTTATTAGATCTAAATACCTATGAAATAAAGGAAACTTATCAGGTTGCAGATTCACCAACAGATATGTCTGCTCCTGTTGAGACTTTATTGTTAAGAGGGAAATTTCCACAATACGCCCTTGCTACAACCATGCTTGGAGGTGATATCTGGATTGCTCCCTACAATGCTACAACCAAAAAATACGATGCTTTTAGTAAAGTATTTGACGGAAGCACACAAGGTTTAGGTTGGACTCTTGAAATGTACATTGACGATACAAATAAACTTTATGTGAGTTTTGCAGATCCCGGAAAAGTGCTTGTCTTTGATTTAAGTAATCTTCCTCAACTAAAGTTGTTGAAGACTTTTAACGCAGATAAAGGAGCACATCATATGGCTTTCTTCAAAACCAAATCCGGAAAAGAAGTAGTAGCAGTACAAAATAATTTACTGAATATACCTAACTTAAATTCCGGGACTATTAATATAATTGATATCAACACCGGACAAAATTTAGGGACTGTCAATTTACGTACCCGATACGGAATACTTCCAGAATCAATTGAAGGAACCAATGGTCCCAGCAATTATATGCATCATTAA
- a CDS encoding helix-hairpin-helix domain-containing protein: protein MVILLTILLIFQKYTSRSRDPFPDIKFIAGSSIPKNVSDFDPNVLNKEQWEKLGFSEKQIITILKYKDVVGGTFTSKEQLKKCYAISEEKFKELESFILLPDNGKINNPKYSNHFEKKEISVSGKFNPDLFTSHDWAKMGFSERQSEAILKYKSYLGGSFISKEKFKECFIISPENYRKLEPYLLLPLKTPEKFKTFVSYPEKIKVQYHPFDPNSMNIDGWKALGFSEKQANTIVNYRDRNLHGSFKNLDDIQKCFVISAKKFQELRPYIKLNPVEVKQEKTDFSKTDLNMITFKQLIEFGLDEKSAGSIIGFRKKLRGFVNKQQILTTYNIDKDLVQKLISIAPLDASTVPRYSLTEAPEEWLKDHPYFKYSADKIIFYRTSYPDDKKIWKFLKLKPEYEERMKLYVK from the coding sequence ATGGTTATTTTATTGACCATTCTATTGATTTTTCAGAAATATACCAGCAGAAGCAGAGATCCTTTCCCTGATATAAAATTTATTGCCGGATCCTCGATTCCTAAAAACGTATCAGATTTTGATCCTAATGTCTTAAATAAAGAGCAATGGGAGAAACTTGGGTTTTCTGAAAAACAGATCATCACAATTCTTAAATATAAGGATGTGGTGGGTGGAACTTTTACCTCAAAAGAACAGTTGAAGAAATGTTATGCAATTTCGGAGGAAAAATTTAAGGAACTGGAATCCTTTATTCTTCTTCCTGATAACGGTAAAATAAATAATCCCAAGTATTCTAATCATTTTGAAAAGAAAGAAATTTCTGTTTCCGGAAAATTTAATCCTGACTTATTCACCTCTCATGACTGGGCAAAAATGGGATTCAGTGAACGGCAGTCGGAAGCTATTTTAAAATACAAAAGTTATCTTGGAGGAAGCTTTATCAGCAAAGAGAAGTTTAAAGAATGTTTTATTATTTCTCCTGAAAACTACAGAAAGCTAGAACCTTATCTACTATTGCCTTTAAAAACACCTGAAAAGTTTAAGACTTTCGTTAGCTATCCAGAGAAAATAAAAGTACAATATCATCCCTTTGATCCAAACAGCATGAATATTGATGGCTGGAAAGCATTGGGTTTTTCCGAAAAGCAAGCCAATACTATTGTGAATTACCGTGACAGAAATCTACATGGCAGCTTTAAAAATCTAGACGATATTCAGAAATGCTTTGTTATTTCTGCAAAGAAGTTTCAGGAACTGCGACCTTATATTAAGCTCAATCCTGTGGAGGTAAAACAGGAAAAAACAGATTTTTCAAAAACCGATCTTAATATGATTACCTTTAAACAACTTATAGAGTTTGGACTGGATGAAAAAAGTGCAGGTTCAATTATTGGTTTTAGAAAGAAATTGAGAGGTTTCGTGAATAAACAACAAATTTTAACCACTTATAATATTGATAAAGATCTGGTTCAAAAGTTAATCTCCATAGCTCCATTGGATGCTTCAACAGTACCTAGGTATTCTTTAACTGAGGCTCCTGAGGAATGGCTGAAAGATCATCCTTATTTTAAATATTCTGCCGATAAAATCATTTTCTACCGAACATCCTATCCCGATGACAAGAAAATCTGGAAGTTTTTAAAGTTGAAGCCAGAATATGAGGAAAGGATGAAATTATACGTAAAATAA
- a CDS encoding MerR family transcriptional regulator: protein MKINLPDKLYYSIGEVAKAFDVNTSLIRYWEQEFPIIKPKKNRKGNRYFTPEDIKNLQMIYHLVKEKGYTLDGARVALTTNSKISETITIIDRLEFVKAELLKLKESLGERDSE, encoded by the coding sequence ATGAAAATAAACTTACCTGATAAACTGTATTACTCTATAGGAGAAGTAGCCAAGGCATTCGATGTAAATACTTCATTAATACGTTATTGGGAACAGGAATTTCCTATCATTAAACCTAAAAAAAACAGAAAAGGAAACCGATACTTCACTCCTGAAGACATCAAAAACCTGCAAATGATTTACCATTTGGTGAAAGAAAAGGGATATACTCTGGATGGAGCACGTGTTGCTTTAACTACCAACAGTAAAATTTCCGAAACAATTACCATTATTGATCGTCTTGAATTTGTAAAAGCTGAACTTTTAAAATTGAAAGAATCTTTAGGAGAAAGAGATTCTGAATAA